From Methylomonas sp. EFPC3, a single genomic window includes:
- a CDS encoding TIGR03087 family PEP-CTERM/XrtA system glycosyltransferase: MKPNLLYLVHRIPYPPNKGDKIRSFHFLQALLADYDIFLGTFVDDPDDRQYVGALADVCKQVCCVDLDPRLAKLKSVSGLLTNEALSLPYYRNAELQAWVDQTIREHSIDRALIFSSPMAQFVRKHAALTVVADFVDVDSDKWRQYAQSKAWPARWVYRREAQKLLEFERVMAARTAATLFVSEQEARLFRSLAPEAADKITYVNNGVDIERFDPALSYQRPFSADMKSIVFTGAMDYWANVDAVKWFAEQVLPLILAKSPALRFYIVGSKPAREVLQLAENSAAVIVTGRVDDVRPYIAYADLIVAPLRIARGIQNKVLEALAMNKPVVVSSAGMEGIPITQDLQLAVADTAENYADRVLAFLENQPECGDSNRRFVQDRFGWAENGRRLRQMLAGE, translated from the coding sequence ATGAAGCCCAATTTGCTGTATCTGGTTCATCGGATACCTTATCCGCCGAACAAGGGCGATAAGATCCGCTCCTTTCACTTTTTACAGGCGTTGTTGGCAGACTACGACATTTTTCTAGGTACGTTTGTAGACGACCCTGATGATCGCCAGTACGTCGGTGCCTTGGCTGATGTGTGTAAACAAGTCTGTTGTGTCGATCTCGATCCTCGGCTCGCAAAGCTCAAGAGCGTGTCCGGTTTGTTGACGAATGAAGCCTTAAGTCTACCGTATTATCGCAATGCCGAATTGCAAGCTTGGGTAGACCAGACTATCCGTGAGCATTCTATTGATCGGGCGTTGATATTTTCTTCGCCAATGGCTCAGTTCGTGCGTAAGCATGCTGCGTTAACGGTCGTTGCCGATTTTGTTGATGTCGATTCCGACAAATGGCGGCAATACGCCCAGAGCAAGGCGTGGCCTGCTCGCTGGGTTTATCGGCGCGAGGCCCAAAAGTTGTTGGAGTTCGAGCGCGTCATGGCGGCGCGCACCGCCGCCACTTTGTTCGTGTCGGAACAAGAAGCCCGTCTATTCAGATCGTTAGCGCCCGAGGCCGCGGACAAAATTACGTACGTGAATAATGGTGTCGATATAGAGCGCTTTGATCCTGCGCTTAGTTATCAACGGCCGTTCTCTGCCGATATGAAATCGATTGTCTTTACCGGAGCCATGGATTATTGGGCTAATGTTGATGCGGTTAAATGGTTTGCGGAACAAGTGTTGCCGTTGATTTTGGCAAAAAGTCCCGCATTGCGGTTTTACATCGTCGGCTCCAAGCCGGCGCGAGAGGTTCTGCAATTGGCCGAGAATAGTGCTGCGGTGATTGTCACCGGTCGCGTCGACGATGTCAGGCCATATATAGCCTACGCCGATTTGATCGTGGCGCCGTTGCGGATTGCTCGCGGTATTCAAAATAAGGTTTTGGAAGCCTTGGCGATGAATAAGCCAGTGGTTGTCTCTTCTGCCGGAATGGAAGGCATACCGATCACGCAGGATTTGCAGTTGGCGGTGGCCGACACCGCGGAAAATTACGCCGACCGGGTTTTGGCGTTTTTAGAGAACCAGCCGGAGTGTGGTGATTCAAACCGCCGTTTTGTGCAAGACCGTTTCGGGTGGGCTGAGAATGGCCGGCGGCTGCGCCAAATGCTGGCTGGGGAGTGA
- a CDS encoding TIGR03088 family PEP-CTERM/XrtA system glycosyltransferase, translating into MSEAKPPLIVHIIYRLGVGGLENGLVNIVNKLPATRYRHAIICLTESTDFSQRICRPDVEIFELHKRPGQDWSSFRSVYRLLKQLRPAIVHTRNLAAIEYQVCALLAGVGYRIHGEHGWDVFDPDGSNVKYQLLRRILGSIIHRFIPLSRHLESYLRDRVAISGSKITRICNGVDTTVFYPGENEAIVPDGCGLALRDKVVIGTVGRMHGVKDQITLVRAFILSCQQSAEFAERCRLFLIGDGPLKAEAIDLLSAANLADCVWLPGERADIPVILRAMDIFVLPSIAEGISNTILEAMASGLPVIATRVGGNPELVTDGETGRLVPAQDVVSLSMALNELALDGECRRRFGEGSLKRIHAEFSIDSMVARYQQVYDGQ; encoded by the coding sequence GTGTCCGAAGCGAAGCCGCCGTTGATTGTACATATCATTTACCGACTGGGAGTTGGTGGGCTCGAAAATGGTCTGGTTAATATTGTCAATAAATTGCCGGCAACTCGTTATCGTCACGCCATCATTTGTTTGACTGAAAGCACCGATTTCAGTCAGCGTATCTGTCGGCCCGACGTCGAAATTTTTGAATTGCACAAACGGCCCGGTCAGGATTGGAGCTCCTTTCGTAGCGTTTATCGGTTATTGAAGCAATTGCGGCCGGCAATCGTCCACACGCGCAATTTAGCGGCCATCGAATACCAAGTTTGCGCTTTGTTGGCGGGTGTGGGTTACCGCATACATGGCGAGCATGGCTGGGATGTGTTCGATCCCGACGGGAGCAACGTCAAGTATCAGTTGTTACGCAGAATACTGGGGTCGATTATTCATCGATTTATTCCATTGTCCCGCCATCTGGAAAGCTACCTGCGGGATAGGGTGGCAATATCGGGAAGCAAGATTACTCGTATTTGTAACGGAGTCGACACAACGGTGTTTTATCCTGGCGAGAATGAGGCTATCGTTCCGGATGGTTGCGGTTTGGCATTGCGCGATAAAGTTGTGATTGGTACCGTCGGCCGTATGCATGGGGTTAAGGACCAAATTACCCTAGTCCGCGCTTTTATCCTAAGCTGTCAGCAATCGGCCGAATTTGCCGAACGTTGCCGATTATTTTTAATTGGTGATGGCCCGTTGAAAGCAGAAGCTATCGATTTGTTAAGCGCGGCGAATTTAGCGGATTGCGTCTGGTTGCCTGGAGAGAGAGCCGATATTCCGGTGATATTGCGTGCAATGGACATTTTTGTGTTGCCCTCGATTGCAGAAGGGATCTCAAATACGATTTTGGAAGCAATGGCTAGCGGTTTGCCGGTTATCGCAACCCGTGTCGGCGGCAATCCGGAACTCGTGACCGATGGGGAGACAGGTCGATTGGTTCCGGCTCAGGATGTCGTAAGTCTGTCGATGGCTTTGAATGAATTGGCGTTAGATGGCGAATGCCGCCGCCGCTTTGGAGAAGGTTCCCTGAAGCGAATTCATGCTGAGTTTTCAATCGATAGTATGGTGGCTCGTTACCAGCAAGTGTATGACGGGCAATAA
- a CDS encoding FemAB family XrtA/PEP-CTERM system-associated protein has product MIKLLEPSQTERWDKFVLATSGGSFFHLAGWQQVIKQAFGHPTYYYYCERDGQITGILPLTHIKSPLFGNTLVSNAFCVYGGILASDDQSFTALKTQAQQLARDLRIDCLEMRNRVQAHPEWPHKELYVTFRKELDPDVEKNLNAIPRKQRAMVRAGIKGGLVSIIDDNVDRFYAAYSESVRNLGTPVFSKNYFRILKEVFGNRCEVLTVEHEGRLIASVMNFYFKDEVLPYYGGGVEAARDLKGNDFMYWEVMRRAVERGCKIFDYGRSKIGTGSFRFKKHWGFEPEPLFYEIDLVTAKQIPEINPLNPKYQLFIAAWKKLPLPVSQWIGPWLAKDLG; this is encoded by the coding sequence ATGATTAAATTGCTTGAGCCCTCCCAAACAGAGCGTTGGGATAAGTTTGTTTTGGCAACTTCCGGAGGCAGTTTTTTTCATTTGGCGGGGTGGCAGCAAGTAATCAAACAGGCTTTCGGGCATCCTACTTATTACTATTATTGCGAGCGAGACGGTCAAATCACCGGGATATTGCCCTTAACCCACATTAAAAGTCCGTTGTTCGGAAATACTTTGGTTTCGAATGCGTTCTGCGTATACGGCGGTATCCTGGCGAGTGACGATCAGTCATTCACGGCCTTAAAAACTCAGGCGCAGCAATTAGCGAGGGATTTGAGGATCGATTGTCTGGAAATGCGAAATCGTGTGCAGGCACATCCAGAGTGGCCTCATAAAGAACTTTACGTGACCTTCAGAAAAGAACTGGATCCGGACGTCGAAAAAAATCTAAATGCGATACCCAGAAAACAAAGGGCGATGGTACGTGCCGGTATCAAGGGCGGTTTGGTTAGCATTATCGACGACAATGTAGATCGCTTCTATGCCGCCTATTCGGAAAGTGTCAGAAATTTAGGCACGCCTGTTTTTTCGAAAAACTATTTTCGCATCCTAAAGGAAGTTTTCGGCAACCGTTGCGAAGTGCTGACTGTAGAGCATGAAGGGCGCTTAATTGCCAGCGTCATGAATTTCTATTTCAAGGATGAGGTTTTACCGTACTACGGCGGCGGTGTTGAAGCAGCTAGGGATCTGAAAGGTAACGATTTCATGTATTGGGAAGTGATGCGCCGTGCTGTAGAGCGAGGGTGCAAGATTTTCGATTACGGCCGCAGTAAAATCGGTACCGGATCCTTCCGTTTCAAGAAACACTGGGGTTTCGAGCCCGAGCCCTTGTTTTATGAAATAGATTTAGTAACGGCAAAACAAATTCCGGAAATCAATCCGCTGAATCCGAAATACCAACTGTTTATAGCTGCTTGGAAAAAACTGCCGCTCCCGGTTAGTCAGTGGATCGGTCCTTGGTTAGCTAAAGACTTGGGTTGA
- a CDS encoding XrtA/PEP-CTERM system-associated ATPase: MYDGFYNLTQKPFQLSADPDFFFQSSVHKRALAYMHYGLTQGEGFVLVIGSPGTGKTMLVKSLIKNLNKDKLLIGVMMTSQVGPEDTLRMAASTFGFTFSLTDKASLLSGFEKFIVEKAREGRRLLLIVDEAQNLPKQSLEELRMLTNLDVNGNPVFQVFLVGQTELKRTIYAADMEQLKQRIVSTFQLDPLDLEETKEYILFRLQTAGWRGTPEFAPGVFDVIHEFTGGIPRRINSLCDRLLLFGYLEELALLNEEAVQKVIVEVKEEMLLESGDEDFHMPPLVSSRVGGLDASLEQRLDRLESIVDGLRVSANKEKALLRKAILLQLDMDSVYGETTDSE; encoded by the coding sequence ATGTACGACGGTTTTTATAATCTCACCCAAAAGCCTTTTCAGCTCAGCGCGGATCCTGATTTCTTTTTCCAAAGCTCAGTCCATAAACGGGCGTTGGCTTATATGCATTATGGCCTGACCCAGGGTGAAGGCTTTGTGTTGGTCATCGGTTCGCCCGGTACCGGCAAGACCATGTTGGTAAAAAGTTTGATCAAAAATTTGAATAAAGACAAATTGTTGATCGGCGTAATGATGACGTCTCAGGTCGGGCCGGAAGATACTCTGAGAATGGCTGCATCAACGTTCGGTTTCACATTTTCCTTGACTGACAAGGCTAGTTTGCTATCGGGCTTTGAAAAATTCATCGTCGAAAAAGCCAGAGAAGGAAGGCGGTTATTGCTGATTGTGGACGAAGCGCAAAATTTGCCTAAACAGTCGCTGGAAGAGTTGCGAATGTTGACGAATCTGGATGTGAACGGCAACCCAGTATTCCAGGTGTTTTTGGTTGGACAGACGGAATTGAAGCGCACTATTTATGCGGCTGACATGGAACAGTTAAAACAACGCATAGTTTCCACATTCCAACTCGATCCTTTGGATTTGGAAGAAACAAAGGAATATATTTTGTTTCGCCTGCAAACTGCCGGTTGGCGCGGAACGCCGGAATTTGCTCCGGGTGTTTTCGATGTGATTCACGAATTTACCGGCGGTATACCTCGGCGTATTAACTCGTTGTGCGATCGTTTATTGTTGTTCGGTTATCTGGAGGAACTGGCACTATTGAACGAAGAAGCTGTGCAAAAGGTGATTGTCGAAGTCAAAGAGGAGATGTTGCTCGAATCGGGAGATGAAGACTTTCATATGCCGCCCCTGGTTTCCAGTCGTGTTGGTGGTCTCGATGCGAGCTTGGAGCAAAGATTGGATCGCTTGGAAAGTATCGTGGACGGCTTAAGGGTTAGCGCCAATAAGGAGAAAGCCCTGCTGAGAAAGGCGATCTTGCTACAGTTGGATATGGATAGCGTTTACGGTGAAACAACGGATTCCGAATAG
- a CDS encoding nucleotidyltransferase family protein, which produces MIEFPLIVKVLNGEMSAPELTLKQWELLIRQAQASMLAGVLCYRFDPDSIPIRALRHLQSARVHSDKQVNDLLWEIHHLKKVAAELGLPLILLKGAAYAASACPAARGRFFSDIDLLVPRPVIADAEKKLMAHGWVSSLHNTYDQYYYRKWMHEIPPLRHVFRGSVIDLHHNILPLTSKACPNASLLIEAAVNVGDNPQIRVLQMPDMVVHSAVHLFYDGELDHGLRDLVDLDSLLRNSSEDIAMLVVERAFELGLQRSIFYAFRYLNIILQTPISAEVQQRSQQAAPGRFGLQMMDFLFLRALMPAHPSCGDQWTGLARWLLYVRSHWLKMPWYLLFPHLSRKAWFRLMGKEKH; this is translated from the coding sequence ATGATCGAGTTTCCTCTTATCGTAAAAGTTCTTAACGGCGAGATGTCGGCGCCAGAGCTGACGTTGAAACAATGGGAACTATTGATTCGCCAAGCTCAAGCGTCAATGCTCGCGGGCGTCTTATGTTATCGGTTCGATCCTGACTCGATTCCGATTAGAGCGTTACGTCATTTGCAATCGGCGCGGGTTCATTCCGATAAGCAAGTCAACGATTTGTTGTGGGAAATTCATCATCTAAAGAAAGTGGCTGCTGAGTTGGGCTTGCCTTTAATCTTGCTTAAGGGTGCCGCCTATGCCGCTTCTGCCTGTCCGGCTGCTAGAGGCCGTTTTTTTTCGGATATCGACTTGTTGGTACCGAGACCGGTCATCGCCGATGCCGAGAAAAAGTTAATGGCCCATGGCTGGGTCAGTAGTTTGCATAATACGTACGATCAGTATTACTACCGGAAATGGATGCACGAAATACCGCCGTTGCGGCATGTATTTCGCGGCAGCGTTATCGATTTGCATCATAATATTCTGCCGCTTACATCCAAAGCCTGTCCTAATGCCAGTTTGCTTATCGAAGCAGCAGTCAATGTAGGCGACAATCCGCAAATTCGTGTGTTGCAAATGCCGGACATGGTAGTCCACAGCGCGGTACATTTGTTTTACGATGGCGAATTGGATCACGGATTGCGCGATTTGGTCGACCTGGACAGTTTGCTTAGAAACAGTTCTGAGGATATTGCTATGCTTGTGGTCGAGCGGGCTTTTGAGTTGGGGCTGCAGCGGAGTATTTTTTATGCTTTCCGGTATCTGAATATCATTCTGCAAACACCCATTTCTGCGGAAGTGCAGCAACGAAGCCAACAGGCGGCGCCGGGACGCTTCGGATTACAGATGATGGATTTCTTGTTTCTCAGGGCGCTCATGCCGGCGCACCCGAGTTGCGGCGATCAATGGACTGGGTTAGCCCGATGGCTGTTATATGTAAGGTCCCATTGGCTGAAAATGCCCTGGTATTTGCTGTTTCCGCATTTGTCTAGAAAAGCTTGGTTTAGGCTGATGGGTAAAGAAAAACATTAG
- a CDS encoding HprK-related kinase A has translation MILQIGCFVFSIKSRIKCLAEAISSLYGDYELADDSFIDFHVDLNVVNDVSRLFFRKKAVFLSDGFAPFDPLPYQHAPALIEWGMNWCVSSQINTFLIIHAAVVEKHGYAVVMPAPPGSGKSTLTASLVQEGWRLLSDELTLVDLQTGSATPFPRPISLKNESIDLIRCRYPKAVFGPLSSDTVKGSVCHVQPPTASVEMQHQSSPIGWVVFPKYQQGVEAELLNIGKAETVMELADNSFNYSILATTGFNVLTDIVDQADCYRFRYSRLDDAIAAFENLAHSKK, from the coding sequence TTGATACTTCAAATCGGTTGTTTCGTATTTTCAATTAAGTCAAGAATTAAGTGTCTGGCGGAAGCTATATCTTCTCTTTATGGAGATTACGAATTAGCGGATGACTCCTTCATTGACTTTCATGTCGACTTAAATGTCGTAAACGATGTAAGCAGACTTTTTTTTCGCAAGAAGGCTGTTTTTCTATCGGACGGCTTTGCACCGTTTGACCCTCTGCCATATCAGCATGCCCCCGCTTTAATAGAGTGGGGTATGAACTGGTGTGTTTCCAGCCAAATCAATACATTTTTGATTATTCACGCCGCTGTGGTCGAGAAACATGGTTACGCAGTGGTAATGCCGGCGCCGCCGGGTTCGGGAAAAAGTACGTTGACGGCTAGTTTGGTACAAGAAGGGTGGCGCTTGCTGTCCGACGAATTAACCTTGGTGGATCTTCAGACCGGTTCCGCGACTCCTTTCCCACGTCCCATTAGTTTAAAGAATGAGTCTATCGATCTAATCCGATGCCGCTACCCCAAAGCGGTATTCGGCCCATTAAGCTCTGACACGGTCAAAGGTAGCGTTTGCCATGTGCAACCGCCTACTGCCAGCGTCGAAATGCAACACCAATCCAGTCCTATTGGTTGGGTGGTGTTCCCTAAATACCAGCAAGGAGTTGAGGCCGAGCTTCTAAACATTGGTAAAGCCGAGACCGTTATGGAACTGGCGGATAATTCGTTCAACTACAGCATATTGGCCACAACCGGGTTTAATGTTCTTACTGATATCGTTGACCAAGCCGATTGTTACCGTTTTCGATACAGTCGGCTTGACGATGCAATAGCGGCATTCGAGAACTTGGCCCACTCGAAAAAATGA
- a CDS encoding XrtA system polysaccharide deacetylase, giving the protein MNAAIKPVNAMTVDVEDYFQVSAFERHIARDQWDNIPHRVEQNTSRILDLFEQRQVKATFFTLGWVAERYPELIRRIVADGHELASHGYQHTRVTEQTPDQFREDLRLSRNILEDTSGQAVMGYRAASYSIGANNLWALEILQEEGFVYSSSIYPVKHDLYGMPDAPRFAYRPANAPGLLEIPITTLNLLQRNIPCGGGGFFRLYPYSFSKWAYRYINNYEKQPGIFYFHPWEIDPEQPRREGLSFKTRFRHYLNLGKMHHRLDNLLSDFAWDTMRNVFLTQSDRPHQP; this is encoded by the coding sequence ATGAACGCAGCAATTAAGCCTGTTAACGCGATGACAGTGGATGTCGAAGATTACTTTCAGGTGTCGGCATTCGAGCGGCATATAGCGCGCGACCAGTGGGATAATATTCCGCACCGGGTAGAGCAAAATACCAGCCGAATTCTTGATTTGTTTGAGCAGAGGCAGGTTAAAGCGACGTTTTTCACGTTGGGTTGGGTCGCCGAGCGTTATCCTGAACTGATACGGAGAATCGTTGCCGATGGTCACGAGTTAGCGTCCCACGGCTACCAGCATACTCGCGTTACTGAACAGACGCCGGACCAATTTCGAGAAGACCTGCGCCTGAGTAGAAATATTCTGGAAGATACTTCGGGGCAGGCGGTTATGGGCTACCGAGCTGCTAGCTATTCGATAGGCGCAAACAACCTTTGGGCTTTGGAAATTTTGCAGGAAGAAGGGTTTGTTTATAGTTCCAGCATTTATCCAGTAAAGCACGATTTATACGGCATGCCAGATGCGCCGCGCTTCGCTTATCGGCCAGCCAACGCCCCAGGCTTATTGGAGATTCCGATAACCACGTTGAATCTGCTCCAGCGTAATATTCCGTGCGGTGGCGGCGGATTTTTTCGCTTATATCCCTATTCTTTCTCTAAGTGGGCTTACCGCTATATTAATAATTACGAAAAGCAGCCCGGTATATTTTATTTTCACCCGTGGGAAATCGATCCGGAGCAGCCCCGGCGAGAGGGATTATCGTTTAAAACCCGCTTTAGGCATTACCTAAATCTCGGCAAGATGCACCATAGACTGGATAACCTGCTTAGCGATTTTGCCTGGGACACCATGCGTAATGTATTCCTAACCCAATCAGACCGTCCCCACCAACCATGA
- a CDS encoding XrtA/PEP-CTERM system amidotransferase produces the protein MSEIDRSLLSRMNQSQFHRGPDEGGLHTEPGLGFGHRRLSIIDLSSGQQPMHSQDGNVVLTYNGEVYNFPELRLELEALGYGFRTHCDTEVILYAWQAWGEACVERLRGMFAFAIWDRLKQTLFLARDRLGVKPLFYAELSNGQFIFGSELKALTQHPLLPKDVDVTAIEDYFGFGYIPDPKTIYRGVYKLEPGYCLTIKRGDAGFRPKQYWDVTFQPVGSVDPVQAGEELIARLREAVKIRMVADVPLGAFLSGGVDSSGVVALMAGLSADPVNTCSISFGDPKFNESEFAARVAERYHTAHRVEQVDPDDFSLIDQLSGLYDEPYADSSALPTYRVCELAKKQVTVALSGDGGDENLAGYRRYRWHTYEERVRSVLPDALRMPLFSALGRAYPKLDWAPKILRAKTTLEAIGRDSMAGYFHSVSVLSNAMRTELFSESLRRDLQGYQAVEVFHRYRDRAPQDSLSMVQYLDLKTYLAGDILTKVDRASMAHALEVRVPLLDHKLVEWMATLPPELKLKGREGKYVFKKALEPYLPYDVLYRPKMGFSVPLCSWFRGPLKQRVQDALLGSTLANTGWFDHSYLQHIVSQHQSGLRDYSAAIWSLLMFEAFARNNLT, from the coding sequence TTGAGCGAAATAGACCGCAGTCTGCTGTCGCGCATGAACCAGTCCCAGTTCCATCGCGGCCCGGATGAGGGTGGGCTACACACCGAACCTGGATTGGGATTTGGTCATCGCCGCTTATCGATTATTGATTTGTCCAGTGGGCAGCAACCGATGCACAGCCAGGACGGAAACGTCGTATTGACGTACAACGGCGAAGTTTATAATTTTCCTGAACTACGTTTGGAACTCGAAGCTTTAGGCTACGGCTTTAGAACTCACTGTGACACCGAGGTCATTTTGTACGCCTGGCAGGCGTGGGGCGAGGCTTGTGTCGAACGCTTGCGCGGCATGTTTGCATTTGCGATTTGGGATAGACTGAAGCAAACCTTATTCCTGGCTCGTGACCGTCTTGGGGTTAAGCCCTTGTTCTATGCGGAGCTGTCAAACGGACAGTTTATTTTTGGTTCTGAACTCAAGGCATTGACGCAGCATCCGTTGTTGCCTAAGGACGTCGATGTCACGGCCATAGAGGACTATTTCGGATTTGGTTACATTCCCGATCCGAAGACCATCTACCGGGGGGTGTACAAGTTGGAGCCCGGTTATTGCTTGACCATCAAGCGGGGCGATGCGGGTTTTCGGCCGAAGCAATATTGGGATGTAACGTTCCAGCCTGTGGGTTCGGTTGACCCCGTCCAAGCCGGCGAGGAGCTAATTGCTCGTTTGCGGGAAGCGGTTAAAATTAGGATGGTTGCCGATGTGCCTTTAGGCGCATTTTTATCCGGCGGCGTTGATTCCAGCGGCGTGGTGGCGCTGATGGCAGGTTTGTCCGCTGATCCGGTGAACACCTGTTCGATTTCTTTCGGTGATCCTAAGTTTAACGAGTCTGAATTTGCCGCTAGAGTTGCCGAGCGTTACCACACCGCCCACCGCGTAGAGCAGGTCGATCCTGATGATTTCAGTTTGATCGATCAGCTTTCCGGCTTGTACGATGAACCTTACGCCGACAGTTCCGCGTTGCCCACGTATCGGGTGTGCGAATTGGCCAAGAAGCAGGTTACCGTGGCGCTTTCCGGTGATGGCGGCGACGAAAATCTGGCTGGATATCGCCGCTACCGCTGGCACACCTATGAAGAACGGGTCCGATCCGTATTACCGGACGCATTGCGCATGCCGTTGTTTTCCGCTCTCGGTAGGGCCTATCCGAAGTTGGATTGGGCGCCGAAAATACTTCGCGCAAAAACGACTTTGGAGGCGATCGGTCGAGATTCTATGGCCGGTTATTTTCATAGCGTTTCGGTGTTGTCGAATGCTATGCGTACCGAATTGTTCAGCGAAAGTTTGCGGCGTGATTTGCAAGGCTATCAGGCGGTTGAGGTGTTCCATCGTTACCGGGATCGGGCTCCGCAGGATTCGTTGTCGATGGTCCAGTATTTAGATCTGAAGACTTATTTGGCTGGTGATATTTTGACCAAAGTCGATCGGGCCAGTATGGCTCACGCATTGGAAGTGCGTGTGCCGTTGCTAGATCATAAACTGGTGGAGTGGATGGCGACTTTGCCGCCTGAATTAAAGTTAAAGGGTCGGGAAGGTAAATATGTTTTCAAGAAAGCTTTGGAGCCATATTTGCCGTACGATGTTCTCTATAGACCTAAAATGGGTTTTTCGGTGCCGCTATGCAGTTGGTTTAGAGGTCCTTTGAAACAGCGGGTGCAAGACGCTTTGTTGGGTAGTACGCTGGCGAACACAGGTTGGTTCGATCATAGTTATTTGCAGCATATCGTTAGTCAGCACCAATCAGGTTTGCGCGACTACAGTGCCGCAATTTGGTCTCTATTGATGTTCGAGGCCTTTGCGCGGAATAATCTGACCTGA
- the wecB gene encoding UDP-N-acetylglucosamine 2-epimerase (non-hydrolyzing): protein MKMAPIIRQMQQVKDRIVPYLVHTGQHYDQTMKDTFFQQLGIPEPDCDLGVGSGTHAVQTANVMLRFEPVLDEVKPIAVLVVGDVNSTIACGLVAVKKNIPLIHVEAGLRSFDREMPEEINRILTDQISDLLFTTERAAETNLVKEGIALERIKFSGNVMIDTLLANCRQADSLSQILQKYGVDCLVSEKKYALLTMHRPSNVDDVETLSRLVSVIVDISKKLPVVFPVHPRTQQKLREAGLLSQLAEQDIVLLPPVGYLEILGLMQSAQLVLTDSGGLQEETTALGVPCVTLRENTERPITVTEGTNTIVGSDPSKIMMCVDDIMATGGKSGRVPEYWDGRAAVRIVEEILQHYQLAG from the coding sequence ATGAAAATGGCGCCTATTATTCGGCAAATGCAACAAGTAAAAGATCGGATCGTCCCTTATCTTGTGCATACGGGCCAACATTACGATCAAACGATGAAGGATACGTTTTTCCAACAATTGGGTATTCCGGAGCCGGATTGCGATTTGGGGGTTGGATCGGGGACGCATGCGGTCCAAACCGCTAATGTCATGTTGCGTTTCGAGCCGGTTCTGGACGAGGTCAAACCCATTGCCGTTCTGGTTGTTGGTGACGTTAATTCTACGATTGCATGCGGATTGGTAGCGGTTAAAAAAAATATTCCGCTGATTCATGTGGAAGCAGGATTGCGGAGTTTTGATCGGGAGATGCCGGAAGAGATAAACCGTATTCTTACCGATCAGATTTCGGACTTGCTATTTACGACCGAACGAGCCGCGGAAACCAATCTGGTTAAAGAGGGAATTGCGCTCGAGCGGATCAAATTCAGCGGCAATGTCATGATAGATACCCTGCTGGCGAATTGCAGACAGGCCGATTCCTTGTCTCAGATTTTGCAAAAATATGGCGTCGATTGCCTTGTCTCCGAAAAAAAGTATGCATTGTTAACTATGCACAGGCCGTCTAACGTCGATGATGTTGAAACACTATCGCGCTTGGTTTCGGTAATTGTGGATATCAGTAAAAAATTGCCTGTGGTGTTCCCTGTACATCCTCGGACCCAGCAAAAACTGCGCGAGGCTGGTTTGTTATCGCAGTTGGCAGAGCAAGATATCGTATTGCTCCCACCAGTGGGCTATCTGGAGATTTTGGGATTGATGCAGTCAGCTCAGTTAGTGTTGACTGATTCGGGCGGGCTACAGGAAGAAACCACTGCATTGGGTGTGCCCTGTGTCACTCTCCGCGAAAATACCGAGCGGCCTATTACCGTAACTGAAGGTACCAATACCATTGTGGGTAGTGACCCTAGCAAAATCATGATGTGTGTCGACGATATTATGGCGACCGGCGGTAAATCAGGTCGGGTGCCTGAATATTGGGATGGTCGGGCGGCAGTTAGAATCGTGGAGGAGATTTTGCAGCATTATCAATTAGCGGGCTAA